The Seriola aureovittata isolate HTS-2021-v1 ecotype China chromosome 12, ASM2101889v1, whole genome shotgun sequence genome window below encodes:
- the LOC130178702 gene encoding cyclic AMP-responsive element-binding protein 3-like protein 3-B, translating into MTLITDKISQILSNQAVHRLVKPGNTLTVITQSSCSFQVHGGLDFNDLLLRNTDETNSCHSNQPWTITIHDTVSPEGSAADDFLDALLGGSNCSSALASPLWSPCTTDSGINEDPATDPAESPHPCSCTDFPAFDTPVFPQTPSLESQLPANEKTADVSIDLSWESNDCQEEFGIAYYLTMNQSSAMSSSQTLTVKDLLLSNVGQNAQGIPQHSLQELVLNEDEKTLLAKEGVNLPSKLPLSKFEERVLKKIRRKIRNKRSAQESRKKKRDYVDSLEGRMSACGAHNLELQRKIQQLEETNNVLLEQLNRLQALLPNSSSKTTHKGTCILVLFLSLSLLISSNLQPDPYSQLSQKEYAESKVPSRSLQSLDEVRGVPPPPPIFSISRGFEAFCSLTEKLWPRTGFPNGDSQSSHHQDHRNRDTH; encoded by the exons ATGACGCTGATTACAGACAAG ATTAGTCAAATTCTTTCAAATCAAGCGGTACACAGGCTTGTAAAACCGGGGAACACCTTGACAGTAATCACTCAGAGTAGTTGTTCATTTCAGGTGCATGGTGGGTTGGACTTCAATGACCTCCTGCTCAGGAACACAGATGAAACCAACAGCTGCCACAGCAACCAGCCGTGGACTATCACAATTCATGAC ACCGTGAGCCCTGAAGGAAGTGCTGCGGATGACTTCCTGGACGCTCTGCTGGGTGGGAGCAACTGCTCCTCAGCTCTGGCCTCCCCCCTATGGTCACCCTGCACCACCGACAGTGGCATCAACGAGGACCCCGCGACAGATCCCGCAGAGAGCCCTCACCCATGCTCCTGCACAGATTTTCCAGCCTTTGACACGCCGGTTTTCCCTCAGACTCCATCTCTGGAGAGTCAGCTaccagcaaatgaaaaaacagctgatgtttccATCGATCTAA GTTGGGAGTCCAATGACTGCCAGGAGGAGTTTGGAATTGCATACTACCTCACTATGAACCAAAGCTCCGCGATGTCGTCCAGTCAGACGCTCACAGTGAAGGACCTGCTGTTGTCAAACGTGGGACAGAAC GCACAAGGAATCCCCCAGCATTCCCTGCAGGAACTTGTACTTAATGAGGATGAGAAGACGCTTCTGGCTAAGGAAGGGGTGAACTTGCCCAGCAAACTGCCCCTGTCCAAG TTTGAAGAGAGGGTTTTGAAGAAGATCCGGCGGAAAATCCGCAACAAGCGCTCGGCTCAAGAAAGtcggaagaagaagagggactATGTTGATAGTCTGGAGGGAAG GATGTCTGCATGTGGTGCTCACAACCTCGAACTGCAGAGAAAGATCCAGCAGTTGGAGGAGACCAACAA TGTCCTGCTGGAGCAGCTAAACCGGCTACAGGCTCTCCTCCCTAACAGCTCcagcaaaacaacacacaaagggACCTGCATCCTG GTTTtgttcctctccctctctctgctcatttCCTCAAATCTCCAGCCAGACCCTTACAGCCAACTCAGCCAGAAAGAGTACGCAGAGAGCAAAG TGCCGTCCCGCTCCCTGCAATCGCTGGATGAAGTGCGAGgtgtccctcctcctcctcctatctTTTCCATCTCCAGGGGCTTTGAGGCCTTTTGCAGTCTGACGGAGAAGCTCTGGCCCAGGACAGGTTTCCCCAATGGTGACTCCCAATCCTCTCACCACCAGGATCACAGGAACCGGGACACTCACTGA